From a single Capsicum annuum cultivar UCD-10X-F1 chromosome 12, UCD10Xv1.1, whole genome shotgun sequence genomic region:
- the LOC107864122 gene encoding zeatin O-xylosyltransferase, whose protein sequence is MATTNSSVNEVIVAIVPFPDYNHVNQLFILARFITSHNIPVHFLSLADQNQDLKHSIQGGLGASIIHFEDLMRPPIEKDDAGYDPILMFLKKLREPIHKTCVHLSTNSKRLVLIHEFLMTEQIWNVHTFPNVKSYIFHAGLAFNKYYYLQQSIPYIVDDDHEKLVKKMHDEFPLLEPHVKLMVRMEHELTFHSREIINSCKEVEDQNQDFKLRVQGGLDASNIHFEDLLVKDDDPAGCDPILMFLKKLREPILKTCLELTTNAKRLVIIHDNVMIEHTWEVNTFPNVMSFIFHGRSPFNKY, encoded by the exons ATGGCTACTACCAACTCATCAGTCAATGAAGTGATTGTGGCCATAGTGCCATTTCCTGATTACAACCATGTGAATCAGCTCTTCATTCTTGCTCGCTTCATCACGTCCCATAATATACCAGTACACTTCCTCTCCCTTGCTGATCAGAACCAAGATTTGAAACACAGCATCCAAGGTGGTCTCGGAGCCTCAATCATCCATTTTGAAGACCTCATGAGACCTCCGATAGAGAAAGATGATGCTGGCTATGATCCGATTCTAATGTTTCTGAAAAAACTCAGGGAGCCCATTCATAAAACATGTGTTCACCTCTCAACCAACTCAAAGAGATTAGTCCTAATTCATGAATTTCTAATGACCGAACAGATTTGGAATGTCCATACATTCCCAAATGTTAAGTCTTATATCTTCCACGCAGGGTTGGCTTTTAACAAATATTATTACCTCCAACAAAGTATTCCTTATATAGTTGATGATGATCATGAGAAATTGGTCAAGAAAATGCATGATGAGTTTCCATTGTTGGAGCCACATGTGAAATTGATGGTTAGAATGGAGCATGAGTTGACGTTCCACTCCAGAGAAATCATAAACTCATGTAAAGAAGTGGAAG ATCAGAACCAAGATTTTAAACTCCGCGTCCAAGGTGGTCTCGATGCCTCAAATATCCATTTCGAGGATCTCTTAGTAAAAGATGATGATCCAGCTGGCTGTGATCCGATTCTGATGTTTCTTAAAAAACTCAGGGAGCCCATTCTTAAAACATGCCTTGAACTCACCACCAATGCAAAGAGATTAGTCATAATTCATGACAATGTAATGATCGAACATACATGGGAAGTCAATACATTCCCAAACGTCATGTCGTTTATCTTCCACGGTAGGTCGCCTTTTAACAAATACTAG
- the LOC107848945 gene encoding zeatin O-glucosyltransferase-like has product MHDEFPLLEPHVKLRVRLEHELEFHSGEVINSCKKVEGKNIDLLANAKHKPSWSFGPFHMLLESHDSISSSSSNMTHHECLDFLDKQDASSLIFDSFGEITTLSKEQVNELALGLEQSNHRFIWVLRKGFDDKKKLREKDKMIELPEGFEERVEGRGIVELGSPRRIGNNSNHLNNREDIDGQDRRGRDEAKGSGIEKKDLLAFEWKNQPSLVEFENLLAGQEAMAKQMSGVSQKSEEKALYINKNRGNSKQYNADRKK; this is encoded by the exons ATGCACGACGAGTTTCCACTATTGGAGCCGCATGTGAAATTGAGGGTTAGACTGGAACATGAGTTGGAGTTCCACTCCGGAGAAGTCATAAACTCGTGTAAAAAAGTGGAAGGTAAGAACATAGATTTACTTGCCAATGCAAAACACAAGCCGTCTTGGTCTTTTGGTCCATTTCATATGTTGCTAGAGTCACATGACTCTATCTCTTCTTCATCTAGCAACATGACTCATCATGAATGCCTGGATTTTCTCGACAAGCAAGATGCTAGCTCATTAATATTTGACTCGTTTGGAGAGATCACTACATTATCAAAAGAGCAAGTCAATGAGCTCGCTCTGGGTTTAGAACAAAGCAACCATAGATTTATTTGGGTACTAAGAAAAGGATTTGACGATAAGAAGAAACTTAGAGAGAAAGACAAAATGATTGAACTACCAGAAGGGTTTGAGGAGAGAGTGGAAGGAAGAGGAATAGTG GAGTTGGGCTCACCGAGAAGAATTGGTAACAACAGCAACCATTTGAATAACCGTGAAGACATTGATGGGCAAGATAGAAGGGGAAGAGATGAGGCAAAGGGAAGTGGAATTGAGAAAAAGGATTTGTTAGCATTT GAATGGAAAAATCAACCATCACTTGTGGAGTTTGAGAATTTGCTTGCTGGCCAAGAAGCCATGGCAAAGCAAATGAGTGGAGTTTCACAAAAAAGCGAGGAGAAAGCGCTCTACATCAACAAAAATAGAGGAAACTCCAAGCAGTACAATGCGGATCGAAAAAAATGA